The Fastidiosipila sp. genome has a window encoding:
- the mgtA gene encoding magnesium-translocating P-type ATPase, translated as MLTESHVRTKEILTRAALNRPAEPPAVAQQRLSDCARLPAEEVLGKMNTRMEGLSDKEVEISRKQYGDNVVTSGHRISLASRLLSAFVNPFTLILIALAVISFLTDITFAPPGERSLVTVVIISAMVFMSGALRFVQELRSGNAAERLTNMIVNTAAIIRLEDGEEERVMEEAVVGDIVRLAAGDMIPADMRILSAKDLFLSESALTGESAHAEKFSHPSTSDSGNVLDHDNLAFLGTNVVSGSGTGVVLATGQDTLFGQIAKTLKEKPAPTSFEKGVNHVSAVLIRFMLVMVPIVFLISGLTKGNWLQAGLLAISLAVGLTPEMLPMIVTTSLAKGAVNMSKHKVIIKNLNSIQNLGSIDILCTDKTGTITQDRVALEYHLDLKGQESVRVLRHAYLNSFFQTGLRNLMDRAIVEKTHEEEDRNPDALGRLKDRYEKIDEIPFDFERRRMSVVVKDKNQKTQMITKGALEEMLSVCTYAQIDENRVVPLDRELVEHVRLDVDGYNEKGLRVLLVAQRTNPPPAGTFCVEDEKDMVLIGYLAFLDPPKLSTRDAIAALHEHGVEVKILTGDNEKVSKTICKMVGLDVSRVVTGDQVEDMDDESLARTAETTTVFARLAPTQKSRIVSLLRQKGHSVGYMGDGINDVTALKDADVGISVDTGVDIAKESADVILLEKDLMVLEEGIVEGRRTYANMIKYIKMTASSNFGNVLSMLIAAAFLPFLPMTAIQILILNLIYDISCASLPWDHVDLDYLKQPRTWDAASISRFMIWIGPTSSVFDIISYAPLFFWIAPAVAGAPFNQLTDPGQTALFIAVFQAGWMVISMWTQTLVIHMIRTAKVPFIESRASAPVMLLTALGIAILTALPFSPLAGILNLAPLPGRFFLLLGAVVVAYMLLVSVAKYAFIKRYKVWL; from the coding sequence ATGCTGACAGAGTCCCATGTCCGGACAAAAGAAATTTTAACCCGGGCCGCCCTGAACCGGCCGGCCGAGCCGCCTGCCGTCGCCCAGCAGCGGCTTAGCGACTGTGCCCGCCTGCCGGCGGAAGAAGTCCTGGGGAAAATGAATACCCGGATGGAAGGGCTGTCGGACAAGGAGGTCGAGATCAGCCGCAAACAGTATGGCGACAACGTGGTCACCTCCGGTCACCGGATCAGCCTTGCCTCGCGTCTGCTGTCCGCCTTCGTCAATCCCTTTACCCTGATCCTGATCGCACTTGCGGTCATCTCCTTTTTAACCGATATCACCTTCGCACCGCCCGGAGAGCGGAGCCTGGTGACGGTCGTCATCATCAGTGCCATGGTCTTCATGTCGGGGGCCCTCCGTTTTGTCCAGGAACTGCGCTCAGGCAACGCGGCGGAGCGGCTGACCAACATGATCGTCAACACCGCCGCCATCATCCGCCTGGAGGACGGCGAAGAGGAACGGGTCATGGAGGAGGCCGTGGTCGGTGATATTGTCAGGCTGGCCGCCGGGGACATGATCCCCGCCGACATGCGAATCCTTTCGGCCAAGGATCTCTTCCTAAGTGAAAGTGCCCTGACCGGGGAGTCGGCCCACGCGGAAAAGTTCAGCCACCCCTCAACAAGTGATTCCGGCAATGTCCTGGATCATGACAACCTGGCCTTCCTGGGTACCAACGTGGTCTCGGGCAGCGGCACGGGGGTGGTCCTGGCCACAGGCCAGGATACCCTTTTCGGCCAGATCGCCAAAACCCTCAAGGAAAAGCCGGCGCCGACTTCTTTTGAAAAGGGCGTCAATCACGTTTCGGCTGTCCTGATCCGTTTCATGCTGGTCATGGTTCCCATCGTTTTCCTAATCTCCGGCCTGACCAAGGGCAACTGGCTGCAGGCAGGCCTTCTGGCCATCTCGCTGGCCGTGGGTCTGACCCCTGAGATGCTGCCCATGATCGTGACCACCAGCCTGGCCAAGGGCGCTGTCAACATGTCCAAGCACAAGGTCATCATCAAGAACCTCAATTCCATCCAGAACCTGGGCTCCATTGACATCCTTTGCACCGACAAGACGGGCACCATTACCCAGGATCGGGTGGCCCTGGAATACCACCTGGATCTGAAAGGCCAGGAAAGTGTCCGAGTTCTCAGGCATGCCTATCTCAATTCCTTTTTCCAGACGGGCCTGCGCAACCTGATGGACCGGGCCATCGTGGAAAAGACCCATGAGGAGGAGGACAGGAATCCGGACGCTCTGGGCAGGCTCAAGGACCGTTATGAGAAGATCGACGAGATTCCCTTCGACTTCGAGCGGCGGCGGATGAGTGTGGTGGTCAAGGATAAAAACCAGAAAACCCAGATGATCACCAAGGGAGCTTTAGAGGAGATGCTGTCCGTCTGCACCTACGCCCAGATTGATGAAAACCGGGTGGTCCCGCTCGACCGGGAGCTGGTCGAACACGTCCGCCTGGACGTCGACGGCTACAACGAGAAAGGGCTCCGGGTCCTCCTGGTCGCCCAGCGGACCAATCCGCCGCCGGCGGGAACCTTCTGTGTCGAGGACGAAAAAGACATGGTCCTGATCGGCTACCTGGCCTTCCTGGACCCCCCCAAACTGTCGACCCGGGACGCCATCGCCGCCCTTCATGAACATGGAGTGGAAGTGAAAATCCTGACCGGCGACAATGAAAAAGTCTCCAAAACCATCTGCAAAATGGTCGGACTCGATGTCAGCCGGGTGGTGACCGGCGATCAGGTTGAAGACATGGATGACGAAAGTCTGGCACGGACGGCGGAGACAACAACTGTTTTCGCCAGGCTGGCGCCCACCCAAAAATCCCGGATCGTTTCCCTGCTCAGGCAAAAGGGCCACAGCGTGGGCTACATGGGCGATGGCATCAATGACGTCACCGCCCTGAAGGATGCCGACGTCGGCATTTCCGTTGACACCGGAGTCGACATCGCCAAGGAGTCCGCTGACGTCATCCTCCTGGAAAAGGATCTGATGGTGCTGGAAGAAGGCATTGTCGAGGGCAGAAGAACCTACGCCAATATGATCAAGTACATCAAGATGACTGCCTCGTCCAACTTCGGCAACGTACTCTCCATGCTGATCGCCGCGGCCTTCCTCCCCTTCCTGCCCATGACGGCCATCCAGATCCTGATCCTCAACCTGATCTACGACATCTCCTGCGCCTCCCTGCCCTGGGATCATGTCGACCTCGACTACCTCAAGCAGCCCCGTACCTGGGACGCCGCCTCCATCAGCCGCTTCATGATCTGGATCGGCCCCACCTCCTCTGTCTTTGACATCATCTCCTACGCGCCCCTCTTCTTCTGGATCGCCCCGGCTGTGGCGGGAGCCCCTTTCAACCAGCTGACCGACCCCGGTCAAACCGCGCTTTTTATCGCTGTCTTCCAGGCCGGCTGGATGGTCATCTCCATGTGGACCCAGACCCTGGTCATCCACATGATACGGACCGCCAAAGTTCCCTTCATCGAGTCGAGGGCCTCGGCCCCGGTCATGCTGCTGACCGCCCTGGGCATCGCCATCCTGACCGCCCTCCCCTTTTCACCCCTGGCGGGAATCCTGAACCTGGCCCCCCTCCCGGGCCGCTTCTTCCTGCTGCTGGGCGCTGTGGTCGTAGCCTACATGCTCCTGGTGTCAGTTGCCAAATACGCTTTCATCAAGCGGTACAAGGTCTGGCTCTAG
- a CDS encoding NAD-dependent epimerase/dehydratase family protein, which yields MTARKTEKERIWLVTGASGHLGNTVVRKLLSQGEEVRAFILEKERPVALQGLKCEVVSGDVTDAASIEPLFAGLEDREIYLLHLASLITIYAKAGPWVYRVNPGGTRHMLEAAKRHGVKRFLYCGTVHTLPLPEDFNQEIREVDHYDPDLVHGDYAKSKAMASQLVLDAARDGLDAVIVQPSGIIGPNDYLDGNFTRLFEKLVDRKLPAMIQGSYNFVDVNDVAEGLIAAAKHGRTGESYNLTGHNVSVLEIMNRAAEMTGRKPFKSTAPLWLAKLAALPAEWWSKRTGKTPVLTGYSLFTMSSPHRFSHEKASRELGYTIRPLDETIGNTLRFMIEQKRFKKAVDLRYAPDSL from the coding sequence ATGACGGCAAGGAAAACGGAAAAGGAAAGAATCTGGCTGGTCACCGGTGCCTCGGGGCATCTGGGCAACACCGTGGTGCGCAAGCTGCTTAGCCAGGGCGAAGAGGTCCGCGCCTTCATTTTGGAAAAAGAGCGGCCTGTGGCTCTGCAAGGCCTCAAATGTGAAGTGGTCTCGGGCGATGTGACAGATGCGGCCAGCATCGAACCTCTGTTTGCCGGCCTGGAAGACAGGGAAATCTATCTCCTCCACCTGGCCAGCCTGATTACCATTTACGCCAAGGCCGGCCCCTGGGTCTACCGGGTCAATCCCGGCGGCACCCGGCATATGCTGGAAGCAGCAAAACGGCATGGAGTCAAACGCTTCCTCTATTGCGGAACAGTCCATACCCTGCCACTGCCCGAAGATTTTAATCAGGAAATCAGGGAAGTGGACCACTATGACCCTGACCTGGTCCACGGTGACTACGCCAAATCGAAAGCCATGGCCTCCCAGCTGGTTCTGGATGCAGCCAGGGACGGTCTGGATGCGGTCATCGTTCAGCCTTCAGGCATCATCGGTCCCAACGATTACCTGGACGGCAACTTCACCAGGCTTTTCGAAAAACTGGTCGACAGAAAACTCCCCGCCATGATCCAGGGATCCTACAACTTTGTCGACGTCAACGATGTGGCCGAAGGCCTGATCGCGGCTGCCAAACACGGAAGGACAGGCGAAAGCTACAATCTGACCGGCCATAATGTCAGTGTTTTGGAAATCATGAACAGGGCTGCAGAAATGACAGGCCGCAAACCCTTCAAGTCAACGGCTCCCCTTTGGCTGGCCAAACTGGCAGCCCTCCCCGCTGAATGGTGGTCAAAAAGGACAGGCAAAACGCCGGTCCTCACCGGCTACTCTCTCTTCACCATGAGCAGCCCTCACCGTTTTTCCCATGAAAAGGCATCAAGGGAACTTGGCTACACCATCCGGCCCCTGGACGAGACCATCGGCAATACCCTCCGTTTCATGATTGAACAGAAACGTTTCAAAAAAGCGGTCGATCTCCGCTACGCGCCGGACAGCTTGTAA